TTACCATTCGAAAACGTCCGAAAAGCTCCAGGAATCAGCGATCGCACTAGATCTTGCTTGCTTTTACTTTCGGCTTCAACGATCACTCGATAGCGCAAACCCAAAGCGGATTCGCGTGTTGGAGGAAGTGGTGGAGAACCAGGCGCAGGTGCAGTTGTCGGTAAAGTGATTTTCGGTAAATTGCGCGAGTTGCCTAGCGGAATATTACCACTAGGTACAGGCAGTAAATCTGCTTCAGTAATTTGTGCTGACTGCAACACAGGAACATCGATCGCACCGCGATTAGAGTTTGATAGTGGCGGTGGGATAGTTGCAGAGGTTGTCGGTGGTGGAACAGGAATGACAATCGCCGTATCCGAACCTGTTGCAGAAGGTAACGCAGGAGAAACGGCGCGAGAATTGTTTGTCGTCGCTGGTGGTGGAACAGGAATTGCGATCGCTGCAGGTGCTGTGCTGCGCGGACTCGCATTCGCAGAAGTTGGCGGTTTTGCAGTTTGCGATTGCGCTTGTGGTATTGCGGCTAAATCTACCTTACCGGATAAATCCAGATTGCCAACGGTACGCGCATCAGCAGCTAAAGTATTCCCAAACGCCGGAATTATTTGACGCGCCGCTTTGCTATTAATATCGTAACGTCCGTTTTGGCGAAAGATATTACCGCCTGGCTGCGCAGCCGTGCCTAAATCAGGTAGACTTGCAGCGATCGCTACGATACCATCTTCAATATTGCGCTCGATCGTATTACTTCTGAGGATGGGTTGTGCTTGTGCTTGTACGACAATACCTGCACGATTTTGCGTAATGCGATTGCCAATCAAAAGTGGTGCGGCTTTTTGCGAAATGTTGATACCAAATCCTGTTTTTTCAAAGATATTTTCGCGAACTTCGGGTCGAGAAATGCCGTAGATGGTTATCCCGTTTGCTCCATTTTGATGAAAGTAATTGTTGCGAATGAGGGGTTTGCTGTCACCCGTTATCGAAATGCCATCATGCGTACTACCAGTAAAGGTATTGTTGGTGATTCTGGGACTACTCGACTCAATCCACAAACCATAACCGCGTGGATTGGAATTGGTAATTGTGACACCCGTCAGCGTCGCTTCGTTGGCTCCTAAAATTGTCACGTTTTGCCGCGCAAAAGTCGGACTAAGGAAAACGCCACCACCTTGAATGATAATGTCACTTCCACGCGTTTGCGGATCGCCTTGAATCGTTACACCCGATTTGAGCTGGAGTGGAAAAGTTTCTCCCGTTTCAGCGCTATAAGTTCCTTTAGCCAGCACGATCGTGCTATTTGCAGAAGCGACTTTTAATGCTTGAGTAATCGTTTTGAACGGAGCGCGATCGCTACCGTTGGCTTGCGCAGCGTTCTCTACACTGGGGTTGACATATAGCACTTTCGCTGATGCTATCTGATTGGCACGCGCGTTTCCCAAAGATAGCGTTGGTACTTCTGACGCCAAACCAGTATCGCTCAAACCTAGCAAAGCAATACTTGATAGTCCAAGCGCGATCGCGCGCGAACTGGGATGCGAAATTTTAGTTATGCTCAAGATAAAAGGAGCAAGCTCAAAATAAGTATCAGGGCGGGCTAAATTCACGGCACTCCTCCGCATCACTTTGGAAATATCAAAGCCAAGGGTGATGACAACGGCAATCTCGACGTTGTTCTATGCTGCTTCTTATACAGCCAATGTCCCAAAAAAGCAATGGCATTAAACACTTCTTTTTGCAAATAAGTTAAATCACACTCAAGTTGCTGAAATATGAATGCTGGCTGGTACGATGAAAACAATAATGGGTTTGTTCCAATGGTCGAATCATATAACCAAAGAGGACAAGTACAACCAGCTGTTTGCCGGATCCTGGACGCCAATCTAGACCGCGCCCGTGAGGGATTGCGCATCATTGAGGAATGGTGTCGCTTTGGTTTAAATAACGCGCAGTTTAGTGGAGAATGCAAACAACTACGGCAAGAACTCGCAACTTGGCACAGCCCAGAATTACGCGCGGCGCGAGATACTCTTGGAGACCCTGGTACGCAACTGACACACCCACAAGAACAACAACGCGCAGATCTCAAATCCCTCCTGCAAGCAAACTTCTGTCGAGTCGAGGAAGCTTTACGTGTTTTAGAAGAATACGGTAAACTTTATCACCCACAGATGGGCAGCGTATTTAAGCAAATGCGATATCGCGTTTACACGCTCGAAAGTCGCTTACTCGGCTACGAACGCCATCAGCGATTGTTGCGATCGCAGTTATACCTTGTCACTTCTCCCGCAAAAGATTTATTGTCGGTGGTAGAAGCAGCGTTGGCTGGCGGATTGACTCTCGTACAATACCGAGATAAAAATGCTGACGATAGCGAACGGATGTCGTACGCGCAGCAATTGTGTCAGCTGTGTCACAAATACAATGCATTATTTCTCGTCAACGACCGCGTGGACATTGCTTTGGCAGTAGACGCGGATGGCGTGCATCTTGGACAGCATGACATGCCCATCAACGCTGCTCGACAGCTGTTAGGACCGCATAAAATTATCGGTTGCTCGACGACAAATCCAGAAGAAATGCAACGCGCGATTCAAGGTGGCGCGGATTACATTGGTGTGGGTCCAGTTTACGAAACACCCACTAAAGCCGGTAAGCCAGCTGCCGGCTTAGAATACGTACGCTACGCAGCTCAGCATAGCCCAATTCCGTGGTTTGCGATTGGCGGTATCGACGTGAATAATATCAATGATGTCATCTCGGCAGGTGCAGAGCGCGTCGCAGTCGTGAGGGCATTAATGGAAGCTGAACAGCCTACTTTAGTCACGCAATACTTCTTATCGCAATTTACTCGCGTCCGCATCCAAAGCCATACACTAGAATTGACTGAATCTTATGTCCGAGCAAATCACCCTGGAAGTTAACGGCGAAACGCGTCAGTGCGCAGCACATTCCCGAATTCCAGATGTCCTAAACCAACTCGGCTACAATCCGCGTTTAGTTGCAGTCGAATACAACGGCGAAATTCTCCACCGTCAGTATTGGTCAGAAACTTATGTCAAACAAGGCGATCGCTTAGAAGTCGTCACAATTGTTGGTGGTGGGTAAACGAGAGGAAGGAATGGGTGGCTAGTGAATAGCGATTAGTTGTGTTTGCGCACAAAGGTGCTGAAGGCAATTATTTTAAACTTTGAGTTAAAGAATTGCTTAACTCCTCTGCTCCCTTGCACCTCTGCTTCCTCTGCTTTCAAAAGGTACGGTATTCATATCCGGTAATCCACCCTCAGGTTACTGCCATAAGCAGAATAGAGAGGATAAATTAGGAATGTAGCTTGTATAGATAGTTATCGCGAAAGAGAACCCCTTGTTCGACTTTGCTGATGATGTCTCAGGCTATCGGCTGGTGTTATTGAATAAACATAAAATATCTTCATAGGATATAGCAAAGCCGATATTGTCTTTTAGGCACATACTATGCTCAAGAAACTGCTCTTAGCCATGAAACCGCTTGTGAAACCCCTATTTATCTTTGGGCTGGTTGCAGCCTTAGCATTGGGTCACTCTGATGCAGCCTTGGCAGCGCGTAGTGGAGGTCGCATCGGCGGCGGTTCTTTCAATCGTCCAGCGCCCAGCCGTCCTTATACTCCCCCTGGTGGCGGCGGAGGCTACTATGCTCCTTACCCTGGTGGTGGATTTGGTTTTCCCTTCGTCTTCCCCTTCTTTGGAATCGGCGGCTTTGGCAGTCTGTTTTCCATTTTGATCTTTTTTGCGATCGCAAACTTCGTTCTCCAATCTTTCCGGCGTGCTAGTAGCGGAGATTCAGCAGGCTACGATACTGGATATAGTAGCAATCCTAATGTCTCGATCGTTGAATTACAAGTTGGTTTGCTAGCGCAAGCGCGCGGACTACAAGAAGATCTAAACCGCATAGCGGAAACTGCTGATACAAATTCTCCTGAAGGTCGGGCAGCAGTTTTACAAGAAGCAAGCCTTGCATTACTACGTCATCCTGAATACTGGGCGTACGCAGGTAGTAAAAATAGTCAAGCGCGCTTAAACGCAGCCGAAGCTGAATTTAATCGTCTATCGCTTGCTGAACGCAGTAAGTTCTCAGAAGAAACGCTGACTAACGTCAATAATCAACTGAGAGGTGCGAATCCAAAAGGAGTTTTACCAAGTTCAGACCTTGATAATCCCACTCGTCTGATTACCGAAGGTCCTGGCGAATATATTGTTGTCACGCTGTTAGCAGCAACCTTAGGTAACTTCCAGATTCCACAAATCAACAGTGCTGAAGATCTACGTCAAGCACTACGCGTTATCGGTGCAATTCCGAGCGATCGCTTGCTAGCAATTGAAGTGCTATGGACTCCTCAAGCAGCAGGCGATACCCTAACCTCTGACGACCTATTAGCAAAATACGCTGATTTGAAGATGGTCTAGCTTGTTACGGCAATTAATTGACTAAAATACACAGGGGACTTTATTAGTCCCCATTTTTGATGAGATGCGCGTGCAAATCAATTCGCCGCTAAACAAACAAAGCCCACTTTTGTGGGCTGACTACAAGTCAGGTATTATGAAGGTTCCCCGCATGTGGGGAGCCACTGCGCCCTTGGAGTGTCCTCTTTGAGTGCAAGTGGCGTGGATTTAAGGAGCTATGGTATCAATAGTCAATTTTTAGAGACTCGCCATGACTTCTTCCGCTGCTGCTAATGTCTTGTCAATATCTTCTTCAGTATGTGCTACAGAAGTAAATCCCGCTTCAAATTGAGATGGTGCTAGGTAAATGCCACGTTCGAGCATTCCTCGATGGAAACGGCTGAATTTATCTAAATCAGAGTGTTTCGCATCCTCATAGTTATGGACAGGTCCAGCAGTGAAGAATAAGCCAAACATACCGCTAATTTGACCGCCACAAGCTGCGTGACCTGTTTTCTTAGCAATTTCCAATAAGCCATCGCTCAGTTTTTTGGTAATTTTGTCCAAATACTGATACGTGCCTGGTTTTTGCAAAAGTTCAAGCGTTTTGATTCCTGCTGTCATGGCAAGGGGATTACCTGATAACGTTCCAGCTTGATAAACAGGTCCTGCTGGCGCAATCATTGACATAATCTCTTGCCGACCGCCATAAGCTCCTACAGGTAAGCCACCACCGATAATCTTACCCAAAGTTGTTAAATCAGGCGTCACGCTAAACCTTTCTTGTGCGCCACCGTAAGCGATCCGAAATCCGGTCATCACTTCATCAAATACGAGTAACGCACCATACTCGTGCGTAAGTTCGCGCAAGCCTTCTAAAAACCCTGCATCTGGAGTAATAAAACCTGCATTACCAACGACAGGTTCTAAAATAACGCCAGCAATTTCGTTGGGGTTTTCGGCAAACAAAGCTTTAACAGCTTCTAAGTCGTTGTATGGTGCAGTCAAAGTATTGCTTGTAGTTGATTTGGGTACACCTGGGGAATCGGGTAAACCTAAAGTAGCCACTCCAGAGCCAGCCTTGACTAAAAACATATCAGCATGACCGTGGTAGCAGCCTTCAAACTTGATTACTTTGTCCCGTCCGGTAAAAGCCCGCATTAAGCGCAGTACCGCCATACAAGCTTCCGTACCAGAGTTCACAAATCTTACCATTTCGATGCTCGGAACCGCATCAATCACCATTTCTGCTAGGACGTTTTCTAGCACGCAGGGCGCACCAAAACTCGTGCCTTTTTCCAACGCCTCATGTAACGCTGCAATAACTTCTGGATGCGCGTGACCGCAAATCGCAGGTCCCCAAGTGCCCACATAATCAATATATTGATTGCCATCAACGTCCCAAATGTAAGCCCCTTTAACGCGGTCAAAAACAATTGGCTGTCCTCCAACTGATTTAAAGGCTCGTACTGGAGAGCTGACACCCCCAGGCATCAAGTGTTGTGCAGCCGCAAAAATTTCTTCTGATTTGGTTGTCTTAATCGCGATCCTAACCAAGATTCTCTCCTTAATGAGATGTCTAAACGTCTATCTTTGGACGGTGGTACGTATTATTTGAAAGTCCTATGGTATCAAGTATTCCCGTCCGGAACTCCGGAAAATAAAACTATGTTATATAAAACGAATCAAGATTTACCTTTAGAAATTCGTGCAAGTTTTTCTGAGACTGCTCAGGATGTGTACCGCGCTGCCTACAATTGTGCGATTCATTGGTATGGCGATACAACCCAAGCGCACAAAGTTGCATTAAGTGCTGTTAGAATGCACTCGGCAAGAACTATGAGCGTACTTGTTTAATCTTTGCTTAGCTATGCTACTGACTTTAGCTAACGCGATCGCCAACTACCATCTAACCTCATTACCCAACTGACCCACACATTAAATGATATCTTGAACGGGTAGGTGTTGCCTGGCAAAATGATTTTTATGTCTGTGGATCGAGAAGTGTTAAGTCAAGCTATCCCTGTCGAAAAAATTCGCTACGACGACCGAGGCTTAGTTCCTGCAATTGTTCAAGATTATCTAGATGGCACAATCTTGATGATGGCTTGGATGAATCGCGAGTCGTTGCAAAAAACGCTGGAAACCGGAGAAACTTGGTTCTGGAGTCGTTCTCGTGCCGAGTTATGGCATAAAGGCGCGACTTCAGGACATATTCAGAAAGTGC
The DNA window shown above is from Chroococcidiopsis sp. TS-821 and carries:
- a CDS encoding DUF1565 domain-containing protein; protein product: MNLARPDTYFELAPFILSITKISHPSSRAIALGLSSIALLGLSDTGLASEVPTLSLGNARANQIASAKVLYVNPSVENAAQANGSDRAPFKTITQALKVASANSTIVLAKGTYSAETGETFPLQLKSGVTIQGDPQTRGSDIIIQGGGVFLSPTFARQNVTILGANEATLTGVTITNSNPRGYGLWIESSSPRITNNTFTGSTHDGISITGDSKPLIRNNYFHQNGANGITIYGISRPEVRENIFEKTGFGINISQKAAPLLIGNRITQNRAGIVVQAQAQPILRSNTIERNIEDGIVAIAASLPDLGTAAQPGGNIFRQNGRYDINSKAARQIIPAFGNTLAADARTVGNLDLSGKVDLAAIPQAQSQTAKPPTSANASPRSTAPAAIAIPVPPPATTNNSRAVSPALPSATGSDTAIVIPVPPPTTSATIPPPLSNSNRGAIDVPVLQSAQITEADLLPVPSGNIPLGNSRNLPKITLPTTAPAPGSPPLPPTRESALGLRYRVIVEAESKSKQDLVRSLIPGAFRTFSNGKVFMQVGAFGDRANANEVLQLLNSRGLKGMVEQI
- a CDS encoding thiamine phosphate synthase, with product MNAGWYDENNNGFVPMVESYNQRGQVQPAVCRILDANLDRAREGLRIIEEWCRFGLNNAQFSGECKQLRQELATWHSPELRAARDTLGDPGTQLTHPQEQQRADLKSLLQANFCRVEEALRVLEEYGKLYHPQMGSVFKQMRYRVYTLESRLLGYERHQRLLRSQLYLVTSPAKDLLSVVEAALAGGLTLVQYRDKNADDSERMSYAQQLCQLCHKYNALFLVNDRVDIALAVDADGVHLGQHDMPINAARQLLGPHKIIGCSTTNPEEMQRAIQGGADYIGVGPVYETPTKAGKPAAGLEYVRYAAQHSPIPWFAIGGIDVNNINDVISAGAERVAVVRALMEAEQPTLVTQYFLSQFTRVRIQSHTLELTESYVRANHPGS
- the thiS gene encoding sulfur carrier protein ThiS, which produces MSEQITLEVNGETRQCAAHSRIPDVLNQLGYNPRLVAVEYNGEILHRQYWSETYVKQGDRLEVVTIVGGG
- a CDS encoding DUF1517 domain-containing protein, whose amino-acid sequence is MLKKLLLAMKPLVKPLFIFGLVAALALGHSDAALAARSGGRIGGGSFNRPAPSRPYTPPGGGGGYYAPYPGGGFGFPFVFPFFGIGGFGSLFSILIFFAIANFVLQSFRRASSGDSAGYDTGYSSNPNVSIVELQVGLLAQARGLQEDLNRIAETADTNSPEGRAAVLQEASLALLRHPEYWAYAGSKNSQARLNAAEAEFNRLSLAERSKFSEETLTNVNNQLRGANPKGVLPSSDLDNPTRLITEGPGEYIVVTLLAATLGNFQIPQINSAEDLRQALRVIGAIPSDRLLAIEVLWTPQAAGDTLTSDDLLAKYADLKMV
- the hemL gene encoding glutamate-1-semialdehyde 2,1-aminomutase, translating into MVRIAIKTTKSEEIFAAAQHLMPGGVSSPVRAFKSVGGQPIVFDRVKGAYIWDVDGNQYIDYVGTWGPAICGHAHPEVIAALHEALEKGTSFGAPCVLENVLAEMVIDAVPSIEMVRFVNSGTEACMAVLRLMRAFTGRDKVIKFEGCYHGHADMFLVKAGSGVATLGLPDSPGVPKSTTSNTLTAPYNDLEAVKALFAENPNEIAGVILEPVVGNAGFITPDAGFLEGLRELTHEYGALLVFDEVMTGFRIAYGGAQERFSVTPDLTTLGKIIGGGLPVGAYGGRQEIMSMIAPAGPVYQAGTLSGNPLAMTAGIKTLELLQKPGTYQYLDKITKKLSDGLLEIAKKTGHAACGGQISGMFGLFFTAGPVHNYEDAKHSDLDKFSRFHRGMLERGIYLAPSQFEAGFTSVAHTEEDIDKTLAAAEEVMASL
- a CDS encoding ChaB family protein translates to MLYKTNQDLPLEIRASFSETAQDVYRAAYNCAIHWYGDTTQAHKVALSAVRMHSARTMSVLV